In Meiothermus sp. CFH 77666, a single window of DNA contains:
- a CDS encoding [LysW]-lysine hydrolase, with protein MSLDPVDFLKGALEIPSVSGQERTVAQYLAEGMKKLGYARAWVDEADNARGQIGTGPVHVVLLGHIDTVPGVVPVRLEGDKLFGRGSVDAKGPFVTFVLAAAGLSPEVLQKLTVHVVGATEEEVPSSKGARYVVDKLKPDYVVIGEPSSWQGITLGYKGRLLVRVRREKDNFHSAHHEPNAAEELISYFVSIKAWAEAMNTGQGPFNQVQYNLRDFKIEHPDNRQQAEMKFDLRLPPRLSVEEAIRHLTAYAPPILDLDFSGREVPYVGPKDTPLTRALRLGIRQAGGEPVFKYKTGTSDMNIVAPHWKVPMVAYGPGDSTLDHTPNEHLEIPEFLKAIEALRAALTRLAK; from the coding sequence ATGAGTCTAGACCCCGTTGATTTTCTGAAAGGCGCCCTCGAGATCCCCTCGGTCTCGGGGCAGGAACGCACGGTGGCCCAGTACCTGGCCGAAGGTATGAAAAAGCTGGGCTATGCCAGAGCCTGGGTAGACGAGGCCGACAACGCCCGGGGCCAGATCGGCACAGGGCCGGTGCATGTGGTGCTCCTGGGCCACATAGACACCGTGCCGGGGGTGGTGCCGGTGCGGCTCGAGGGCGACAAACTCTTTGGCCGGGGCTCGGTGGACGCCAAAGGGCCTTTTGTAACCTTTGTGCTGGCTGCCGCCGGGCTTTCGCCCGAGGTCTTGCAGAAGCTCACCGTCCATGTGGTCGGGGCTACCGAGGAGGAAGTGCCCAGCTCCAAGGGGGCCCGCTACGTGGTGGACAAGCTCAAGCCCGACTATGTGGTGATTGGGGAACCCTCGAGCTGGCAGGGCATCACCCTGGGCTACAAGGGCCGCCTGCTGGTGCGGGTGCGGCGCGAGAAAGACAACTTCCACTCCGCCCACCACGAGCCCAACGCCGCCGAGGAGCTCATCAGCTACTTTGTCAGCATCAAGGCCTGGGCCGAGGCCATGAACACCGGCCAGGGGCCTTTCAACCAGGTACAGTACAACCTGCGCGACTTCAAAATCGAGCACCCCGACAACCGTCAGCAGGCCGAGATGAAGTTCGACCTGCGCTTGCCGCCCCGGCTTTCAGTCGAGGAGGCCATCCGCCACCTGACCGCCTACGCGCCCCCCATCCTGGATCTGGACTTCTCCGGACGCGAGGTGCCCTATGTGGGCCCCAAAGACACCCCGCTCACCCGCGCTTTGCGCCTGGGCATCCGCCAGGCCGGGGGCGAGCCAGTGTTCAAATACAAGACCGGTACCTCCGACATGAACATTGTGGCCCCTCACTGGAAAGTGCCTATGGTGGCTTATGGGCCGGGCGACTCCACCCTAGACCATACCCCCAACGAACACCTGGAAATCCCCGAGTTTTTGAAGGCCATCGAGGCGCTGCGGGCTGCCCTCACCCGGCTGGCGAAGTAA
- a CDS encoding ferredoxin, which translates to MPHVIVEPCIGTKDKSCVEVCPVECIYDGGDQFYIHPDECIDCGACVPACPVSAIYPEEDVPEQWRDYIAKNRKLSGLE; encoded by the coding sequence ATGCCCCACGTAATTGTTGAGCCCTGCATCGGCACCAAGGACAAGTCCTGTGTCGAAGTCTGTCCGGTAGAGTGCATCTACGACGGCGGTGATCAGTTCTACATCCACCCCGACGAGTGCATCGACTGCGGCGCTTGTGTGCCGGCCTGCCCGGTCTCGGCCATCTACCCTGAAGAAGATGTGCCCGAGCAGTGGCGCGACTACATCGCCAAAAACCGCAAACTCTCGGGCCTCGAGTAA